In Symphalangus syndactylus isolate Jambi chromosome 6, NHGRI_mSymSyn1-v2.1_pri, whole genome shotgun sequence, a genomic segment contains:
- the LOC129485436 gene encoding LOW QUALITY PROTEIN: olfactory receptor 9A1-like (The sequence of the model RefSeq protein was modified relative to this genomic sequence to represent the inferred CDS: inserted 1 base in 1 codon), whose translation MLGNFSSATEFFLLGFPGSQEVRRILFATFFLLYAVTVMGNAVIIITVCVDKRLQSPMYFFLGHLSVLEILITSTTVPFMLGGLLLPSTQIISLTACAAQLYLYLSLGTSELALMRVMAVDRYVAVCNPLRYNIIMNSSTCIWVIIVSWVFGFLSEIWPVYATFQLTFCKSNVLDHFYCDRGQLLQVSCEDTLFTEFILFLMAVFIIIGPLIPTIVSYTYITSTILKIPSASGRRKSFSTCDSHFTYVVIXYGSCLFLYVKPKQTQAAEYNRVVSLLVLVVTPFLNPFIFTLRNDKFIQAFGDGMKRCYQLLKNYVCPEYSSNPHHGFE comes from the exons ATGTTGGGGAATTTCTCTAGCGCCACTGAATTTTTTCTCTTAGGCTTCCCTGGCTCCCAAGAAGTACGCCGTATCCTTTTTGCAACCTTCTTCCTCTTGTACGCAGTGACAGTGATGGGAAACGCGGTCATTATCATCACTGTCTGTGTTGATAAACGTCTGCAGTCCCCCATGTATTTTTTCCTGGGCCACCTCTCTGTGCTGGAGATCCTGATCACATCCACCACTGTCCCTTTTATGCTCGGGGGGTTGCTGCTTCCGAGCACTCAGATCATATCTTTGACAGCCTGTGCTGCACAGCTATATTTATACCTTTCTTTGGGTACCTCGGAGTTGGCATTAATGAGAGTGATGGCTGTGGACCGTTATGTGGCTGTGTGTAACCCTTTGAGGTACAACATCATTATGAACAGCAGCACCTGCATTTGGGTGATAATTGTGTCATGGGTTTTTGGGTTTCTTTCTGAAATCTGGCCAGTTTATGCCACTTTTCAGCTTACTTTCTGCAAATCAAATGTGTTAGACCATTTTTACTGTGACCGAGGACAATTGCTCCAGGTATCCTGTGAGGACACTCTTTTCACagagtttattctttttctaatggctgttttcattatcattggtCCTTTGATCCCTACGATTGTCTCCTACACCTACATCACCTCCACCATCCTCAAGATTCCATCAGCCTCTGGCCGGAGGAAATCCTTTTCCACTTGTGACTCCCACTTCACCTATGTTGTGA GGTATGGCAGCTGCTTGTTTCTCTACGTGAAACCCAAGCAAACACAGGCAGCTGAGTATAACAGGGTAGTGTCACTGTTGGTTTTAGTGGTGACCCCTTTTCTGAACCCTTTCATCTTCACCCTGAGGAATGACAAATTCATACAGGCCTTTGGAGATGGCATGAAACGCTGCTATCAACTCCTTAAAAATTACGTCTGTCCTGAGTACAGTTCAAATCCTCATCATGGATTTGAGTAA